From a region of the Daphnia pulicaria isolate SC F1-1A chromosome 1, SC_F0-13Bv2, whole genome shotgun sequence genome:
- the LOC124311158 gene encoding uncharacterized protein LOC124311158 has product MDQCPCERIHGHLRITSYYNPLANLPNVPINKIGMLESKLIYILAKFLNLTYEISVPTDVHQLGSHDETKGNSSWTGLLGQFLRDVRNSFFFSSSLTNDFFLFFKEVDMSISFGPWFHSRHLVS; this is encoded by the exons atggACCAATGCCCGTGTGAACGGATCCACGGCCATCTTCGAATCACTTCGTATTAC AATCCACTTGCTAATTTGCCCAATGTGCCCATCAATAAAATTGGCATGTTGGAGTCGAAATTGATTTACATCCTCGCGAAATTCCTTAACCTCAC ATACGAAATTTCCGTTCCCACGGACGTTCATCAGTTGGGCTCACATGACGAAACGAAAGGCAACAGTTCGTGGACTGGATTGCTGGGCCAATTTCTTCGCGATGtgcgaaattctttttttttttcctcgtcaCTAACTAacgatttcttcttattcttcaagGAAGTGGATATGTCAATTTCATTTGGTCCTTGGTTTCACTCGAGGCATTTGGTTTCGTGA